TTGCAGTCGTTAAGTGGTTTTGCTTGCTCAAGAAATCTCCTAATAGGgagaatattaaattaaaattaaacgttTGTTTCGCTTTTTAAagaatttcatctttttttcatCGGATGCTTTTTTATCTCAGGTAAGGATTTTAATACGTTTATTTGTTgtgtagcacaaagctacacagcgaACTGTTTGTGTTCTAttcaccgcgggtatcgaaacccaattgtGCATTATAAGCTCACATACTTGCGCTGAGCTTAAAGGAGGAATTCACACACGTACAGAGAAAGGATAAACTTTAAACAGTCGAGCAACTGGAACGATTGAATACAATTTAATCAActtcactgaaaataaaataacacaaaccataCAGAAAATTATCAAGTCAAACAAACACCTCTCTAGGTTTAACGTTTTGTAGAATAAGCATAAATAAACGTGACGCAAAATTTTAAAccatgttattaaaactaaaacattcacattaattgaataaaatataacgGAATATAAGAATAACTGATTTAAAAAAGTTACACAAACCATGGCAATAAAAATGAGAATTTACATTTATGCAGTTTTCAAGAAAGAGACATTGATGGTCGATTTAACATGCTAATTTATATGTTGTTAAAAATGTTCAAGTGCATTTACATAATTTACCCACTGTACCAATCAATGTAATAATCGAATAGAAAGACTACTGGTTTGAATTTTTTACATCAATATTATCACAAGAAAGTACTTTTCGGCAATCCACTTTGGACCAGTATTTTATAAGctctgtaactttgtgctttggtAGGAAATCAATGGCATCATTCTTTCTTTTCTCCTTCATCAGAGGTTTCACTAAAGGGGATTCGTCATATTGGGGATATGGCTTTGCTATCCAATTATCTAAAATATCTTCGGCTTCACTGAGTAATTCTTGAGACTCAACTGGAGTTATTGAAGTGAGGTCTGAATCCTGATCTGAGTCACAATCCTGATGGCGCGAAGGACAGGCCAAACCAGAAGACAGTGACTTCTTAGGGTTTGATCTTGTATGGAAGTTTGGTTTAATATTAGAAGACCCAAAATAACGTCTTTTTTTCCAAGAAGAATTTGGAATTGTCGAAGCATTTGTAGTGATCTCAAGCGGGGATATAAAAAATGAGTCTGAAGCAGAAATTCCAAACACAGATATGAAATCTTCCCATGAATAACTATATCCCGAACGTTTCATTCTTTGTTGAATATGCTCATAGTATCGAAAGTACCGGGTAAGGTCTGTTAAACTACTAGTTCGACGAACAACGGGTTGTGACATCGCAAAAGAAGAAACAGGAACTGTGTGATTGCCAGAATCATCTGGTAGACTCCCAGCATACAAACTTTCCTGAGAACATGCAGAACTGGTTACT
Above is a genomic segment from Tachypleus tridentatus isolate NWPU-2018 chromosome 11, ASM421037v1, whole genome shotgun sequence containing:
- the LOC143232513 gene encoding uncharacterized protein LOC143232513; translation: MEACKVDRQSAIIDCWIVMTSKNIGGDSDSKNKLDENVKTNESRTEKSPSMETVTSSACSQESLYAGSLPDDSGNHTVPVSSFAMSQPVVRRTSSLTDLTRYFRYYEHIQQRMKRSGYSYSWEDFISVFGISASDSFFISPLEITTNASTIPNSSWKKRRYFGSSNIKPNFHTRSNPKKSLSSGLACPSRHQDCDSDQDSDLTSITPVESQELLSEAEDILDNWIAKPYPQYDESPLVKPLMKEKRKNDAIDFLPKHKVTELIKYWSKVDCRKVLSCDNIDVKNSNQ